Proteins found in one Chthonomonadales bacterium genomic segment:
- a CDS encoding dihydroorotate dehydrogenase electron transfer subunit: MRYQLQAPILAHDQVSDSQFELTVRAPEVALAARPGQFLHILYDETYRPFTRRPFSVFRVNLERGEVSIVYLARGVFTRGLRGKRPGERLSIVGPLGTCFEPAAEPGSTHVLVAGGVGAPPLCFLARVMVDAGIRSIAVVNGARTESQLIGFPEFAELGVDLRCTTDDGSFGERGLVTDALAPLLAEAVGPTHVYTCGPTPMMKAVAAICSERGVPCDVSLETVMPCGLGVCMGCVVKARDPDAQAGFAYLRACHEGPVFRADRLIWD, translated from the coding sequence TACCAGCTTCAGGCGCCGATCCTGGCGCACGATCAGGTGTCTGACTCACAGTTCGAGTTGACGGTGCGCGCCCCCGAGGTAGCGCTCGCCGCCAGGCCCGGCCAGTTCCTGCACATCCTCTACGACGAGACGTACCGTCCCTTCACGCGGCGCCCGTTCAGCGTGTTTCGAGTCAACCTCGAGCGCGGCGAGGTATCGATCGTCTACCTGGCCCGCGGCGTCTTCACTCGGGGCCTCCGCGGCAAGCGTCCCGGCGAGCGCCTCTCGATCGTTGGACCACTCGGGACCTGCTTTGAGCCGGCCGCCGAGCCCGGATCGACGCATGTGCTCGTCGCGGGCGGCGTTGGCGCGCCCCCGCTCTGTTTCCTTGCGCGCGTCATGGTTGATGCCGGCATTCGCAGCATCGCGGTGGTGAACGGCGCTCGAACCGAGTCACAGCTCATCGGCTTTCCCGAGTTCGCCGAGCTCGGCGTCGACCTGCGCTGCACCACCGACGACGGCTCGTTCGGCGAGCGTGGCCTGGTGACCGACGCGCTCGCCCCGCTGCTCGCGGAGGCCGTCGGCCCCACACACGTGTACACGTGCGGGCCGACTCCGATGATGAAGGCGGTTGCCGCCATCTGCTCCGAGCGCGGCGTCCCGTGCGATGTGTCCCTGGAGACCGTCATGCCGTGCGGGCTCGGCGTCTGCATGGGCTGTGTCGTCAAGGCGCGTGACCCGGACGCCCAGGCCGGGTTCGCCTATCTGCGCGCCTGCCACGAGGGCCCGGTGTTCCGGGCGGACAGACTGATATGGGACTGA